A region of the Cardiocondyla obscurior isolate alpha-2009 linkage group LG03, Cobs3.1, whole genome shotgun sequence genome:
tattttatataacaaaattgcATTCTGACCCGAAGGTTATTGTCTTATCAAATTATAAGTTCTACGTCTTTTCTTAGCTGCATACAAATTAATTGCTGCATTTATGCGcagataaaattttgatacTTTCTGCTATTGTCATCTCTTTATTGAATTATGTTTATGTTTTATTCATATTCTATCTGTCAGTTCTTATAacctttatatattttacagtttCCTTGAGCTTTAACATATTCATATCTACTCTATTATTCCTAACTTATATTCAAAATGGATTCTTTTGAGACAAGAGTAGAGTTACAAAAAACCAGATTTAGTCTAATACAAGATGCAGCAGATGTCAATAATCAAGAAATTCCTCTTTTAAATCGGCAAGGTATCATAACGAAGATATCTATTCTCGAACAAAACTGGTTGAAGTTCCTTCATGAACATGAAGAGCtcatcaaatataaaaatgagtcCATTGACATTCACGATTACATAAAGGAAAGGTATTATGAGCGAGGTCAAGCATTTTACGTTTTTGCTCGCTCTCAATTATCTACTCAACTATCTACACATCTTGATAAACCTGAAACCTCAAGATCTACGTCCTCGCTTATTGAAAAGGAAACATCGAACACTTTCTTAACACGTAGCTCTTTGCCACGTATAAAACTACCAACCTTCACGGGTGACTACAAGTCATGGAGAGCCTTTCGAGATTTATTCAGGTCAATGATAATCAATAATTTGGATTTAACAGACGTGGAACGAATCCACTATCTCAAAACTTGCTTATCAGGTGAAGCAGCTAAACTGATAGTAAATATGACTGCCTCAGGTGAAAACTTTGAAATAGCATGGACGTTACTCAACTCCCGTTATGAGAACAAACGATTTTTGATTTCGGCGCAACTGGATCGAATTGGAAATCTTAAGCCTCTTAAATCAAAGAATGCAACAGACCTAAGATCTCTTTTAACAACAATTATGGAATCTCTCGGCGCGTTACGCGCTCTCGACTGTGCTGTCCAACATTGGGATCCCATCCTAATACATCAAATGACACGACTCTTAGACCCGGAAACCCGCGAGGATTGGGAGATAAGCTTAGGTTCTATGGAAGATTTCCCTGACATGAGGAGGTTCCAAATGTTTCTCGATAGTCGAGCGAGAGCACTCGAAAATTTAAGCACTAATTTAAACCTAATACACAACAAGGAAAATCGACGCCCATCTTTCGTTAATCCCAGAAATCCATCGAGAAATATTGCTCACACTACAACGATAAATAATGCCTCGATTTCCACTAAATGCGTTTTATGTGGCGGTATTCATCCTTTGCAAAAATGTGACCGGTATTTGTCCATGAACTCTTCTAAAAGAAAGGAATTTGTGATCAGGAAAGGCAGGTGTTTTAACTGTCTCGGTGCACATTTGATAAGCAAGTGTCGCTCGACTACAAGATGTTTCACGTGCGGGAAAAGGCATCACACCTCTATACATAATAAAGAGATTGACGCGAAACCTGACTCGACCATTGCCTCCACACAAGCCTCAGAACATGCATCCGCTCCTATATGACTAGAAGATCCGAAAACACCGGAGCCTCTAACTGATAAGCTGAtctctaatattaatttttctagtCAAACCACCCATTCAATGCCAATGACTTTGCTAGCTACAGGTCGAGCTCTATTAACTAAAAGGAATGGCGAATATCTACCCGTTCGACTACTATTAGACCAAGGATCGGAAATATCCTTTATTGAGGAGAATTCAGTAAACACTGCTCAATTAGCCCGAAGTCATGCTTCGATACAACTAATAGGAATCGGCGGTACTCGCTCTGGTCGAACAAAAGGCGTTGTTACgctaaatttaaaatcaattcaCGATTCATCTCTTAGCTGTCAAATTAACGCTTATATACTTCCTCGTTTAACTATGACTATACCACAATTCAAACAAAACCAAGAAAATTGGCCACATCTGACGAATCTAATCTTAGCCGACCCGGATTTCGCCACTCCTGGAAAGGTTAATGTCATTATTGGAGCTGACAATTTCAGCTCTGTAATCCAGCAAGGAATGAAAAAGGGGGACGCTTCCACACCCTTAGCACAACGCACGATCTTCGGTTGGGTACTTTCCGGACCCGTTTCTACAACATCATCAAATTCATCTACCAAAAGAACCCATTGCTGTGTTACAGACTTCGACCTTAAggatttaattgcaaaattctGGTCTCTAGAGGAGGTATCGTCTAATTCAAATGGtgtaagaaataaagaagaagaaatgtGCGAACAACATTTCTCAACGACCCATTCACGTGACACTACAGGACGCTACATTGTACGACTCCCTCTCAAAGCGGATCCTCAGCTACTCGGCAACTCAAAGGAAAAGGCCCTTTCTTGCCTTAAGCGCATGTCATATCGATTTCAAAAGGATCCTAATTATCTAAGTCTATATACAAATTTTCTGGATGAATACAAATCGCTAGGACATATGTTACCCATTGACAAAtcagaagaaaatattattccgCATTATTACTTACCGCACCATGGAGTACTGCGTAAAGAAAGTCTTACCACAAAGTTAAGAGTCGTCTTCAACGGTTCAGCTCCCACGACTAGTAATCTTTCCTTAAATGATCTGCTTTATACAGGAGAAAAACttcaaaagaatattttagaaattttattgtgGATCAGAACTCATCGAGTTCTATTTTCTTCGGACATTGTCAAAATGTTCCGCCAAATTCAGGTACACAACCGAGACAGAAATCTTCAGAGAATCTACTGGCGGGATTTAAATGGACAACTTTGTAGCTATCAGTTAACCACGGTAACTTACGGCCTTAGCTGCGCCCCTTTTCTGGCGTTACGCACATTGGATCAACTCATATTAGACGAAGGCAACAAATTTCCACTGGCAATTTTACCTATGACAACTGGGCGCTACGTAGATGATATTTTTGGAGGTGCTGAATCAAGGGAAGaagcaaaattgataattagcCAATTGATCCAATTATGTGATGCCGGCGGATTTCCGTTACAAAAATGGCGGAGCAATTTTCCCGAAATTCTTCCggaacaaaaggaaaaaatatcaGCTATAATGGAGCCAGAACCATCTCAACAGAAAATCTTAGGACTTCTTTGGAATTCCGCAACGGATAATTTTGGATTCTCAGTAAAACCACCTGAAACACAAAGTTACACAAAGAGACTGATCGCCTCGGATATTGCCAGGCTGTATGATCCTCTTGGGCTAACAGCTCCAGTTATCATTAAGGCCAAGATAATGTTGCAGGAAATTTGGTGCCTTAAAATTAGTTGGGATGATCCTCTCCCAGAAGGCCTGCTAAAACGATGGTTAGGATTTCGAACTCAATTGTTAGAGCTAAACAATTTAACAGTACCTAGATGGATTGATGGAATTCGCAAAAATAGCTCATTCGAATTGCACGGCTTTGCTGACGCATCAAAACATGCAATGGCAGCAGTAGTGTTCGCCAGAATAACAACCAACGATGGCAAAACTATATCTCGAATGATCAACGCAAAAACAAAAGTTGCACCAATTAAACGGCTTAGCATTCCACGATTGGAATTAACAGCAGCCCTGTTATTAATTCGCCTACTCATTTTAGACATAAAGGCTCTAAATATACCTCAACCTGCCGTCTTTTGCTGGTCTGATTCGACAAACGCGCTGGCGTGGATAAATTCTCCACCGTCCCAATGTCCTTCCGAATATGTACGCAATCGCGCGGCTACCATACAAGAATTACTCCCTAACTGTTCCTGGAATTTCGTCCCTGGCAAGGAAAATCCAGCTGATTGCGCTACCAGGGGGATAAAAGCGGACCAGTTGTCTTCAAACGAATTATGGTGGCAAGGGCCCACCTGGTTAATAAAAGACAAAAGTTGTTGGCCTAAAGGAAAAGCTAAAATCAATCAAGACATTCATATCAAGGAAAGTTCGAAgaatgttttcttttcttcagtTGTTACACATACATATTGGAATATTCTAACCAGATATTCAtcattcttaaaattaattcgtgtAGTCGCCACTTGCAGCAGGTTTGTCAAGAAGCTTTTAGGACGTCCAGGCATCTCACTGACTCATCACCCACTAACACCAAAGGAATTAGAACAAAGTCGTAAAATCGTGATCAGAAATATTCAGAAAACTGGATTTGCAAACGAAATACAGTATCTTTCAAAGTATAAATCCTTGCCTAACTCAAGTCCTCTCTTGAAACTCACCCCGTTTATCGATGGCGACGGTTTGTTACGAGTTGGCGGCAGGCTCGACAATGCTGCAATAGATGAAGAGAGCAAA
Encoded here:
- the LOC139113823 gene encoding uncharacterized protein, which gives rise to MTIPQFKQNQENWPHLTNLILADPDFATPGKVNVIIGADNFSSVIQQGMKKGDASTPLAQRTIFGWVLSGPVSTTSSNSSTKRTHCCVTDFDLKDLIAKFWSLEEVSSNSNGVRNKEEEMCEQHFSTTHSRDTTGRYIVRLPLKADPQLLGNSKEKALSCLKRMSYRFQKDPNYLSLYTNFLDEYKSLGHMLPIDKSEENIIPHYYLPHHGVLRKESLTTKLRVVFNGSAPTTSNLSLNDLLYTGEKLQKNILEILLWIRTHRVLFSSDIVKMFRQIQVHNRDRNLQRIYWRDLNGQLCSYQLTTVTYGLSCAPFLALRTLDQLILDEGNKFPLAILPMTTGRYVDDIFGGAESREEAKLIISQLIQLCDAGGFPLQKWRSNFPEILPEQKEKISAIMEPEPSQQKILGLLWNSATDNFGFSVKPPETQSYTKRLIASDIARLYDPLGLTAPVIIKAKIMLQEIWCLKISWDDPLPEGLLKRWLGFRTQLLELNNLTVPRWIDGIRKNSSFELHGFADASKHAMAAVVFARITTNDGKTISRMINAKTKVAPIKRLSIPRLELTAALLLIRLLILDIKALNIPQPAVFCWSDSTNALAWINSPPSQCPSEYVRNRAATIQELLPNCSWNFVPGKENPADCATRGIKADQLSSNELWWQGPTWLIKDKSCWPKGKAKINQDIHIKESSKNVFFSSVVTHTYWNILTRYSSFLKLIRVVATCSRFVKKLLGRPGISLTHHPLTPKELEQSRKIVIRNIQKTGFANEIQYLSKYKSLPNSSPLLKLTPFIDGDGLLRVGGRLDNAAIDEESKHPLIIPKDSPITPLIITEAHIRTLHGGTQLTLGYLRTKYWIMNGRPTVRSHILKCIRCARYRATRAEQLMGKLPTPRVSIARPFTNTGLDYAGPITLKTLRGRAARHYKAYIAIFVCMATSAVHIELVTDYSSNAFIAAFKRFTGRRGLCATLQSDCGTNFVGANAELRRLFDSASSELKEIATLLSNDGTEWKFNPPGAPHFGGKWEAAVKSVKFHLKRVLGEIILTYEEMSTVLTQIESVLNTRPLCPITEDITDLAVLTPGHFLIGGSLAIIPEPDLTTEPTSRLSHWQILRQLLDHFWTRWSTECLQRYQAKSKWHHPSNTVKVGSMVLIVDERYPPGKWPLARVTQLHPGADGFTRVVSLKTAFSEYKRPVAKVCILPMDSTENFQQNHLLKAGGKC
- the LOC139113822 gene encoding uncharacterized protein, which gives rise to MDSFETRVELQKTRFSLIQDAADVNNQEIPLLNRQGIITKISILEQNWLKFLHEHEELIKYKNESIDIHDYIKERYYERGQAFYVFARSQLSTQLSTHLDKPETSRSTSSLIEKETSNTFLTRSSLPRIKLPTFTGDYKSWRAFRDLFRSMIINNLDLTDVERIHYLKTCLSGEAAKLIVNMTASGENFEIAWTLLNSRYENKRFLISAQLDRIGNLKPLKSKNATDLRSLLTTIMESLGALRALDCAVQHWDPILIHQMTRLLDPETREDWEISLGSMEDFPDMRRFQMFLDSRARALENLSTNLNLIHNKENRRPSFVNPRNPSRNIAHTTTINNASISTKCVLCGGIHPLQKCDRYLSMNSSKRKEFVIRKGRCFNCLGAHLISKCRSTTRCFTCGKRHHTSIHNKEIDAKPDSTIASTQASEHASAPI